The following nucleotide sequence is from Mangifera indica cultivar Alphonso chromosome 1, CATAS_Mindica_2.1, whole genome shotgun sequence.
gttttataattttgaaaagttacattttctctcaaaattttttcttcacctctcagATCACCATTTCCGACACTAACGATCTCTTGTCTTCACTCTAAACTATTGGTCGACGCACATAAACAAATCTGAAAATGATCTCTTTGTCTCCGATGAGATTTGGGCTAAGAGATTCTAGATCTTTTCgttgatgaaaagatttgaAACGTAGATCTATTCACCGACAAAGAAATCTAGATTTCTTCGTCAACAAAAAAACTTCGTCGTCGTTATTTTTAGATTGTTGGAGAAAGTGgttgaaagggaaaaaaatttttttaggatTTTGGGGGaaggaatgtgattttttatagttaaaaaactttagaatgaatgacatattagttttaaaacttaggaaagaaaaatataataaattttatatttattttaatattattaatgaaataacgattttacttttatttttaatagaaaattttaacctcaattgattaatgaatgaaattttaaaatttttaaatatcgttgatataattttgaaatcgCATATATTCTTGAgtagaaaataatcctttgtcctatatatatatatatatatatatatatatatatatatatatatatatatatatgtttgtatatatatatagagctaTCCGAAAAAGCTTGTTAACACGCCACTCGTTCCAGTAGTGAAAAGTCCACTAGAAAAAGaagttaaatataaaacacaaaatagaGAAAGCCCAAGTCCAACCTTATCCTTCGATGGattgttttaatgatttttgAGGTGTGAAATAGCCCTCTGAAAGCGGTAGGCTTTCTCTTCACAAAATTTTCCATCTTTCTCTACTTCTGAATCTTCAAATAGATTACACTACACAGCACTTCTACATTAGTAATGAATTCTCAGTAGTTATACTCGGCTAGTTACTTAGAGATTCTTTGAAACTAATGTTCAATGGAAGCTGGACGAAATTTTCTATCTTCACCTCCATCATTTCCTTCAAGAAACCACCCTAAAAACACCTCTTATTCTTTTTCAGGTAACAGGGGCTTCTTGTTTCCTTGCTGCCTCATTTTAGTTGTTCTATAAAGTAGTGTAATTTTGTGTTTGCCAATTCATTTTTTAGCGGCTTTATGTGCTCTTTACAACTAAAGGTTTTTACCTGGAAAAAAGGCGGGAGTTAAAAAGGCAATGGGGATGTGATGTTTGAGTTATTGTGTTTAGGGGGTTAATGATATGATGTTCGCACGAGTTACAAGACAAAGTTACATTTAGTTTTGTTGTTACATTGTGTGATGATGGATTTACTCGAAGCATGGTGGAGCATTTCATTCTTAAAATTGGATTTACACAGTTCACCTTTCTGTTAGATGTTTTCCTTGTTGATTAATTTCTTGAattatcttgtttttgtttgggTATTTGTTGGTGTAAGATTAGGGGATTCTGTTGAACGTTCACCTAAGCAGCCAATGTTAGGGAAACATTTAAGGTTTCAGTGTCAAGTCATTAAAGACAGGTTTTTGCCGTTGATGCATTGAAACAAGCATCGAGTAATTGTTTTGAAACTTCAATTTTCAGAATCTTCCTTAGGACTTACATTTGGAGAATATGAAGTAAAGTTATATATGGAGGTATAGAAACACTCATATCCTTTTATCGGTGATTCAGAGGCTTCAAGTTCTTGTGCTACTTCATCTTTGTTTAATGCTTGAAATTAGAAGGAAATGCTAGTATCTGGTTATTTGCTGTTAATTCTTTACTcttggataaatatttgattttcacTCAGTTTGTTAAAGATTTTTGGTGATCTATTCTGTTTTATTTCGTAAatgcatttattttataaataacacCCTGCATGGTTGTGTGCATAATATGGCAGTTCTAAAGCCTCATGAGCGAGCTGCCCCTGCAGTATCTTCTGTTCCAACTTTAATGGTAGCTCGACATTTTCCTACATCAGTTCTTTTACAAGAGCAGCGTGATGAATACAGGTCTCTCTTACACATGTCTAAGGAAGACAAAACATCTCTGGTTAGACATCTTGTCTATACATAAATGCATTTGAGTTAGATATATTTAGGTGTAGCAatgcatcttttcttttcctctacATGGTTGACAACTACTTTTTCATTCTACTTTTTGTATCATCATTCTTTGCCTTACTTCTGCTCCATTGTAGGCAACTACGGATAGGAGGGAGTTGGAGACTGAGGCCTCACTTCTTGAAGAGAACTCAAACAACTTGGATCAACTAGTGCAGGACTTTGAGCACCAGTTGCTTCACTTGCCTGATTTATGGAATTTGTAAGATGAATAGAAATATGTATACTTTTCTGTATTGGATCTCattgcttattttattttagtctcTGGACTGGATGTTATGTGGTTCTATAATTTCTCCTTCAGATTGCCACCTGGACAAGCAGGGGTAAATCATTCCTTCTCAACTATGCAGTCTAGGACAAATAATACTGAGGAGGTAGAACTATTTAATGCAGTCGCCCTTGCTAAGAAGGCTTTGTCAGCATCGACAGAAGCAGCCTCATTAGCTGAGAACCCCAAGTTATATGGAGATGAATCTGATGATATAATTTCAACCAGGTACCTGTTATTAAGTGTTTATGGGCATGTTTCTCTGTTACTCTGCTGTCATTTTGTGTCCAAGTTCTCTGAGGACTAATCTTCTTAATTTTGGCACTACTAGTTCATCAAATTTTCCTCTTGATGAGGTGAAGATCGTTCGGTCAACCCGGCTTTTCGAGAGACAGTCTAAGAAAAGGAGGTCTTCTAAACCACAAGTTATGGTTTCTGAAACTTGTAGGCCTAGAAAGTCTGATACGCAGAGAAAGTTAAATGAAGGGTTTAATCCTCATGATCCTCTTCGATTGTTCTTGTGGGGTCCTGAAACAAGACAACTTTTGACAGTGAAAGAAGAATCTGAATGCATTGTTCAAATACAGGTGTTTTCTAGCTTCTTGTTTCTTTGTAGAAAATGATTAATTTCCAGATGGTCTTATCCATGAGAAATGTAACAGAATTTGATGAGATTGGAGAAGGTGAAGAGTAAGCTTGAAACACAGTTTGGTCGTGAACCCACCTTGATTGAATGGGCTGAAGCTGTTGAGCTTAATTGTCGGGACTTGCAGTCAGAACTTCAGTCTGGTAACATCAGCAGAGAGAAGTTGATCAATGCAAATTTACGCTTGGTTGTTCATGTTGCCAAACAATATCAAGGCCGTGGTCTCAACCTTCAGGACTTATTGCAGGTtaataacaaaacatttaatattGCAAATTGCCTTCATTTATGTTCAATATCATTGATCGGAGTAAGCCTGTGACCCTGGGTCACTTTAGTAGAAAGCTTAAAATTTGATGGCTGCTGGCAGATCCTGAAGAAAAGTAGATAGAATGTTTGGAGCCTCAtggttttttaagtttatttcaaTATCATTGATCAGAGTAAGCATGTGAATGAGGAACATTATTGTAGAAAGCTTAAAGTTTGATGGCTGCTAGCAGGTCCTGAAAGAGTAGAAGCAAAAGGGTTTAGAGCCCTGTGGTTtgttatatgtgtgtgtgtgtgtgtgtgtaagcaatatttttgttgacataaaatatgaaagttgGAGTCTTAGGATCAAGGCACATTGAATAGTTGAGAGTCTAAGTAACTTGCATAATTAAAGCACCTAGGATATGGAAATTTAAATACACTCTTAATCATTAACAACTCTAAATTTGTGTCAAAGCTTGTGTGAAAAAAGTGGGGCTTCTGATCCTAgtgtatatacatatgtaaTTGATGAAAGGGGTTGTTTTGGATATCTGAGTTGTCTGTTGCATTAGTTTTCCTACAAATTGCAGTACCATTATATTTTGTTCTTAGCAAACCAAATGATCATatcttcaattattaatttgCCACATTAACATTTTTGTTCTTGTTTAATTGCAAAGAACAGGAAAGGAAATTGAAGCTagcttattattttttgtgaacTTCTTGACCATCAAAAAGAAATTTCTATCAGAGACATCTCTGGatacaaaagagaaaattattttgttcgGAAGTTAACTAATATAATTCTGTTTCTTTTGTTAAAACTCTTGTAGGAGGGGAGTATGGGTCTTATGAAGAGTGTTGAGAAGTTCAAACCCCAAGCAGGTTGCCGATTTCCCAGTTATGCATACTGGTGGATAAGGCAATCTATTAGAAAGGCAATATTTCAACATTCTAGGACAATCCGGTTGCCGGTAATGACAATTGCCTTTGCTCCTTAATTCATGGATATGTGTTTGTGTCTATTAGTTTTCCTCTGGGTGGCTTCAAATCCATTGAAGTTGGGCATATATTTGacagaatttttttattatttgcagGATAATGTATATACCCTCCTAAGCAAGGTACTGGAAGCAAAAAGATTATGCATTCAAAAAGGAAATCATGATCCGAATAAAGAAGAATTGGCGACACGTGCAGGAATTACAGTTGAGAAGTTGGAGAGATTGTTATTTCTCACTAGAAGGCCACTTTCCATGCAACAGCCTGTATGGGCAGACCAAGATACTACTTTTCAGGTAATGCTGCTTGCCAAAATTTCCATTAGGTAGCACCAAACTATAGAAGACggtttatgaaaaagaaaagtctTCTTTCCATGATCCTTACATCTTCTGTTTCCATTACATAGTATTTGCAGCTGATTTTGTGAGTAAACAAGATAGGAGTCTGATGATCTGTACTTAATAGTAAATACGTGCTAGGGTATTTGGAAAATCACTGTAGATTCGCATATATTTGCAAAATGTTCTGTAATGTTTGAGAAACCAAATGCAGCCTCTTAATGATCAAGACTTGAAGaagtttattaaaaaacttttctCAAATATATCTTGAAACGGAAAGCTCATAGCTATCATTAGGAGTTCTGTTATTTGATTCAGAGGACTGTTTCAAACTCATTTAATTCAGTCTAAAAGGATCACGATTCtactatatatatgtatatatgtttggaTTGGGCAACGATTCATGTGCTGGTATGTATATGCTCCAATAGCTTTTCTTCTATATATGAATTCTTGTTCTGCTGAGACTAGTTACTGGAATATCAAAGTTATTACAGATGGAGATTTGGCCAATTTTGGTTTATGATATCCTTTCTTAAAGTTTGCATAAATGTTCTACTTCTTTTTAGGTAAAATAAATCCATAAAACTTTGTGTACCCAATTTTAAATACCCAATTGGGTATCTGGATGATGTGTAATtctgtgattgagtgattttaaattaaggataaagtaatacttaaaATTGAGTGCGTATAACATTGGTCTCAATAAATCAGTATCACAACAAACTTTTGTAATATGTAGAGGTTTTAAACTGTCCTTGATACTCTTGCAGGAGATAACAGCAGACACTGGGATTGAGATCCCAGACGTTAGTGTGGCAAAGCAATTGATGAGGCGGCATGTGCGCAACCTTCTAAACGTTCTAAACCCCAGAGAAAGACGTGTAATCAGGCTGAGATTTGGCATTGAAGATGGGAAACCGAAGTCACTGTCTGAAATCGGGAACATGTTTGGATTATCCAAGGAGAGAGTCCGGCAGCTGGAGAACCGAGCTTTATACAGGCTTAGACAGTCCCTTGGTAGTGAAGCACTTGGTGGATATGTAGATTTACTTGTTTAG
It contains:
- the LOC123216993 gene encoding RNA polymerase sigma factor sigF, chloroplastic isoform X1, with amino-acid sequence MEAGRNFLSSPPSFPSRNHPKNTSYSFSVLKPHERAAPAVSSVPTLMVARHFPTSVLLQEQRDEYRSLLHMSKEDKTSLATTDRRELETEASLLEENSNNLDQLVQDFEHQLLHLPDLWNLLPPGQAGVNHSFSTMQSRTNNTEEVELFNAVALAKKALSASTEAASLAENPKLYGDESDDIISTSSSNFPLDEVKIVRSTRLFERQSKKRRSSKPQVMVSETCRPRKSDTQRKLNEGFNPHDPLRLFLWGPETRQLLTVKEESECIVQIQNLMRLEKVKSKLETQFGREPTLIEWAEAVELNCRDLQSELQSGNISREKLINANLRLVVHVAKQYQGRGLNLQDLLQEGSMGLMKSVEKFKPQAGCRFPSYAYWWIRQSIRKAIFQHSRTIRLPDNVYTLLSKVLEAKRLCIQKGNHDPNKEELATRAGITVEKLERLLFLTRRPLSMQQPVWADQDTTFQEITADTGIEIPDVSVAKQLMRRHVRNLLNVLNPRERRVIRLRFGIEDGKPKSLSEIGNMFGLSKERVRQLENRALYRLRQSLGSEALGGYVDLLV
- the LOC123216993 gene encoding RNA polymerase sigma factor sigF, chloroplastic isoform X2, whose protein sequence is MVARHFPTSVLLQEQRDEYRSLLHMSKEDKTSLATTDRRELETEASLLEENSNNLDQLVQDFEHQLLHLPDLWNLLPPGQAGVNHSFSTMQSRTNNTEEVELFNAVALAKKALSASTEAASLAENPKLYGDESDDIISTSSSNFPLDEVKIVRSTRLFERQSKKRRSSKPQVMVSETCRPRKSDTQRKLNEGFNPHDPLRLFLWGPETRQLLTVKEESECIVQIQNLMRLEKVKSKLETQFGREPTLIEWAEAVELNCRDLQSELQSGNISREKLINANLRLVVHVAKQYQGRGLNLQDLLQEGSMGLMKSVEKFKPQAGCRFPSYAYWWIRQSIRKAIFQHSRTIRLPDNVYTLLSKVLEAKRLCIQKGNHDPNKEELATRAGITVEKLERLLFLTRRPLSMQQPVWADQDTTFQEITADTGIEIPDVSVAKQLMRRHVRNLLNVLNPRERRVIRLRFGIEDGKPKSLSEIGNMFGLSKERVRQLENRALYRLRQSLGSEALGGYVDLLV